The segment CGACCTGGGCGACATCGTGGCCGCCAGCGCCGAACAGGGCCTCGACACCTCGGTCGTCGACATGGTGCAGCAGCTGATCCGGCGGCAGATCGACGCCGGGCACGGCAGCGAGGGATTCGCCCGGATCGTGGAGAGCATCCGGGCCGCTGGTTGACCATGTTCCTGGCACACGGTTTCTACTGGGGCCGGCGCTGCGGCGACCACCCTCCCCAGCAGGGAAAGGCCAGGACGTGTTCGAGGAGCAGCGGCGACGGCGCGCGCTGAAGCGTGTGAAACCCGGCGATGGGCGGCCGCTGCGGCGTTTTCGCTGGTGGCAGCTGCTGAGCCGGTCCGTGCTCTACCTGCGGTTGCCCGGCGAGCAGGCGGTGTACGCCGTCGACGTCCGGCACTGGAAGAGCGACGATGACGGCAACACCATGGCGCAGCTCTACCTGGACGGCAGGCAGCGCGCTTCGTCGCGGCTTCCGGCCGTGTTCCCGGTGCCGGGCGGCGCCATCGAGGTCGCGGCGAGCGCTTTCGGCCTCAAGCGCTGCCACTACGTCACCGCCGACGGGGCGGAGTATCAGCTGGCCCCGGACCCGGCCTCCGCCGAAGGGCGCCGTGCCCGCCTCGACCGCGACCACCCGGCCTTGAGCCGCTGGCTCGGGGTGTTCTCCGTGCTGATGCTCGCCATCGGCGTGGTGCTCGTAGTCGCTCAGATCCTCGAGCCGATCCTGCAGGTACCGCCGGTGGCCGAACGTTTCGGCCGCTACGAGTCACCCATCAACCTGCCGCTGTGGCTCAACATCGCCCTCGGTGTCGGTGCGGCGCTCGCCAGCACGGAGCGGGCTCTGCGACTGCGGTACAGCTGGCTCGACTCCCTCGGAAACTGACGCCTGTCGCCATGTGCTAACTTGATTTCCGTACCGATCGGAACCGAATAGCCGCCTGGGGGCCGACGTGGGCTGGAGCACCCGCGAACTCGCGGAGCTCGCCGGCACGACAGTCAACACCATCCGGCACTACCACCGGCTCGGCCTGCTCGGCGAGCCCGGGCGCAAGCACAACGGATACAAGCAGTACGAGGTGCCTGACCTGGTCCGCCTGCTGCGCATCCGGCGGCTCGCCGAACTCGGCGTGCCGCTCGCCCGGATCGGCGAACTCGGTACGGACGGCGGCGCACCCGACGTCCTGCAGCAGGTCGACGCGGCGCTCGAGGCGGACATCGAACGGCTGACGCGGGCACGCTCCGACATCGCGGCCATCCTGCGCGACCGTACGCCCGCCGACGCGCCCGCAGGTTTCCAGTCAGTGGTGTCCCGGCTGTCCGAGGCCGACCAGTCGCTGATCCACATCTACCGGCAGCTGTACGACGAGGACGCGATGGAAGATCTGCGGCGCATGGTGGAAGCTGACACCGGCGCGGTCAGCGCGGACGTCGACAACCTGCCGGCCGACGCGGACGAGGAGACCCGGCAGAACCTCGCCGAGAAACTCGCCCCGACCATCGCGCAGTTCCTGACCGAGTACCCGTGGCTGAGCGATCCGGCGGCCCACCTGTCCAAGAGCAAGCAGGTCACGCAGCAGACGTTCGTGGACGCGGTGCGCGAGCTCTACAACCCGGCGCAGCTCGACGTGCTGGGCCGCGCCAGCATTCTCGCCCACGAACAACTGGCCGCCGACGACCGGCGTTGATCCAGGTCGCGAACTCGTGGGCATTCAGGTCGAACTGCGCTGGGGCGGCGTACCGATCCGGGGTTTGCCGGACCCGGCCGGCGGGTGTTTCGATGCCGCCGGGGACTTCGACCGGTTGCTCCGGGAGCGGCAACCCGATTGCCCGCTGCTCAGCGCGGTTGATCCGCATGGCGAGACATCCTTCGGCCACCACCAGATGGCAGACCTCCTTGGGGAGATCGACGGCCTGCTGGGTCTCGCACGGCCCGGGCCCGAGCGTCGCGGGTTGCTGCGCCTGCGGGCGATGGCAGAGCGATGCGGTAGCGAGCAGCAGCGGCTCGTCTTCGTCGGCGATTGACCTTTAACCCTGAAGCCGTTGCGCCCAGTACACCTGCCCGTCGGCTCCCATGTAGACCATCGCCAACATCAGATCCGTCATCGCCACCGGCGCGGTCGCCACGTGAACCGCCCCCCGTGGCGGCTTCTCCAGGAACGGGAACGGCGCGACGAACGTGAGCGGTGAGGCCTTCTCGTCGAACACGGCCAGCCGGGACCCGGCGCTCAGCCAGCCGTTCTCGACCTTGATGTCGCCTGCACCCTGCAGCCAGGGGTACCGCTCGACGATCTTGTTCTCCACGCCGGCACTGCCGGGGCTCACAGCGTCCTGCCGTGGCGAGGTAGCGCTGAAGTATCCCGGTTTGACGTCGGAGCGCTTGTCGATGAGGAAGATCGCGAAGTATCCGCCGTCGAGCGGCTCGGGCGGGGCCTGCCACGAGACCCGGCCGAGCACCAGCTGGTCGCGGCCGTTGGACACCGGAGCGTTCACGTCGTCGCCGAGCGCGGCCTGGGCCTCGTCGTGGCTGACGAACGTCAGCGAGGACTGGACGGCCAACACCTCCGGACCGTACGGCGGATGATTGTGCCACCACCCGCAGCCCAGGAAAGTCGCTCCGGCCAGGATGGCTGCCAGTACCATCCTGCTGCCACGTCGCCACATCACGCGCGCAAGTGAACCACGCTCGGATATC is part of the Actinoplanes sp. NBC_00393 genome and harbors:
- a CDS encoding MerR family transcriptional regulator produces the protein MGWSTRELAELAGTTVNTIRHYHRLGLLGEPGRKHNGYKQYEVPDLVRLLRIRRLAELGVPLARIGELGTDGGAPDVLQQVDAALEADIERLTRARSDIAAILRDRTPADAPAGFQSVVSRLSEADQSLIHIYRQLYDEDAMEDLRRMVEADTGAVSADVDNLPADADEETRQNLAEKLAPTIAQFLTEYPWLSDPAAHLSKSKQVTQQTFVDAVRELYNPAQLDVLGRASILAHEQLAADDRR